A window of the Nitrosococcus wardiae genome harbors these coding sequences:
- the pmbA gene encoding metalloprotease PmbA gives MSLPENREPATLKQMAEEVLDEAQTLGATAAEVEIGAQIGLSVSVRLGEVETVAHHNDKRLSVTLYFGHRKGSASTSDLRAVALKETVREAACIARYTAPDACAGLAEPELMAREIPDLDLCHPWALSVEEAIAVARRCEEAGRGFDNRIVTSEGADLSTREGYRVYANSHGFLGGYASTRHSLSCALVARTEAGMQRDYWYTTARDWRELESAEAVGTKAAQRTVARLNPRRLPTGIVPVLFAAEVASRLFAHFVAAIRGGALYRRSSFLLDHLGKQVFPSFLHIHEQPHLHKALGSAAFDNEGVATQARDIVIGGVLQGYVLGSYEARKLGMKTTGNAGGVHNLIIDSGQRDQPALLKQMNRGFLVTELMGMGVNLVTGDYSHGAAGFWVENGEIQFPVSEITLASNLRDMFLGIEDVGTDVEKRGNIRTGSVLIQGMMVAGK, from the coding sequence ATGAGTTTGCCCGAGAATAGAGAGCCGGCTACTTTGAAGCAAATGGCGGAAGAGGTGCTGGATGAAGCCCAGACACTTGGGGCGACAGCGGCCGAGGTGGAGATTGGTGCGCAAATTGGTCTTTCGGTAAGCGTTCGCCTAGGCGAGGTAGAAACAGTAGCGCACCACAATGATAAGCGGCTTAGCGTGACGCTCTACTTCGGCCACCGAAAAGGCTCGGCAAGCACTTCTGACTTGCGCGCTGTAGCTCTGAAAGAGACGGTTCGTGAGGCAGCCTGTATTGCCCGCTATACTGCTCCTGATGCTTGCGCGGGATTAGCCGAACCCGAGCTGATGGCTCGGGAAATCCCGGATCTGGATCTCTGCCATCCTTGGGCATTGAGTGTGGAAGAGGCCATTGCCGTGGCTCGTCGCTGCGAGGAGGCGGGCCGTGGCTTTGACAATCGGATCGTCACCTCGGAGGGAGCGGATCTCTCTACTCGGGAGGGCTATCGGGTGTATGCCAATAGCCATGGCTTTTTGGGGGGGTATGCCAGCACTCGACATAGTTTGAGTTGCGCCCTGGTGGCCCGGACTGAAGCAGGAATGCAGCGGGATTACTGGTACACCACGGCCCGGGACTGGAGAGAACTGGAGTCTGCCGAAGCGGTGGGTACCAAAGCGGCTCAACGTACGGTAGCCCGCCTTAACCCGCGGCGCTTGCCGACGGGCATTGTGCCGGTGCTGTTTGCCGCGGAAGTGGCGTCCCGTTTGTTTGCCCATTTCGTTGCCGCAATTCGGGGTGGGGCTCTGTATCGCCGGTCCTCTTTTCTCCTTGACCATCTGGGCAAGCAAGTTTTTCCTTCTTTTCTCCACATTCACGAACAGCCTCACTTGCATAAGGCGCTGGGTAGTGCCGCCTTTGACAATGAGGGAGTGGCTACCCAAGCCCGGGATATCGTGATTGGCGGTGTGCTTCAAGGCTATGTTCTAGGCAGCTATGAGGCACGGAAACTGGGAATGAAAACGACTGGGAATGCCGGTGGGGTTCATAACCTTATCATCGATTCTGGCCAGCGGGATCAGCCTGCTCTCCTCAAGCAAATGAACCGTGGCTTCCTGGTGACCGAGTTAATGGGCATGGGGGTTAATTTAGTGACTGGTGATTATTCCCATGGGGCGGCCGGCTTTTGGGTAGAAAATGGTGAGATTCAGTTCCCGGTGAGCGAAATTACTCTCGCGAGCAATTTGCGGGATATGTTCTTGGGGATAGAGGACGTGGGTACGGATGTGGAAAAGCGGGGCAATATTCGCACCGGTTCCGTTTTAATCCAAGGGATGATGGTAGCCGGTAAATAG
- a CDS encoding potassium channel family protein: MHWISFISGLLILLCLVFEIFWTTLGEGGGPLTNRITQLLWHLLRSHPIPHRLLSFFGIQIVLAVIAIWICLLWLGWLLVFWGSTEAVINSQTRLPADFGARVYFTGFTIFTLGTGDYVPQGSFWQVLTAIASLSGLFLITFTITYLVPVVQAAAHKRMVALTLFSLGSTPQAILANTWNGRDWSTLEQHLTTLMPELATLKQHYVTYPVLNYFNASNSSEVISLRLAALDEVLTILAYGLKEGEQCFPHGLLHPTRQLLSSCLQVMARAYALKHPQKIPPSPNLSILADHGMPVITQKQFQCNLAQLEKRRALWLALIQETGWSWLKQQPHTHI, from the coding sequence ATGCACTGGATCAGTTTTATCTCAGGTCTGCTGATACTTTTATGCTTGGTTTTCGAAATTTTTTGGACCACTCTGGGCGAAGGAGGCGGGCCCTTAACGAACCGCATCACACAACTGCTCTGGCACCTTCTGCGCAGTCACCCTATACCCCATCGTTTACTCTCATTTTTTGGAATTCAAATTGTATTAGCCGTTATTGCTATCTGGATTTGTCTTCTGTGGCTTGGCTGGCTACTCGTCTTTTGGGGGAGTACTGAAGCTGTTATCAACAGCCAGACTCGCCTGCCCGCCGATTTCGGGGCCCGCGTTTACTTTACCGGCTTCACTATTTTTACCCTCGGAACAGGCGACTATGTCCCCCAAGGTAGCTTCTGGCAAGTGCTGACCGCTATCGCTTCCCTCAGCGGACTATTCCTGATAACTTTTACCATTACCTATCTAGTCCCGGTGGTGCAAGCGGCTGCGCACAAAAGGATGGTGGCACTGACACTTTTCAGCCTCGGTAGCACGCCACAAGCCATCCTAGCCAATACTTGGAATGGACGAGACTGGTCCACCTTGGAGCAGCATCTGACTACGTTGATGCCCGAATTGGCCACCTTGAAGCAACACTATGTCACTTACCCGGTGCTGAACTATTTTAATGCTTCTAACTCCTCCGAGGTTATCAGCCTGCGCCTAGCGGCATTGGACGAAGTGCTTACTATTCTTGCCTATGGCCTCAAAGAAGGGGAACAATGCTTCCCACACGGCTTGCTTCATCCTACTCGTCAATTGCTGTCGAGTTGCCTACAGGTTATGGCACGCGCTTACGCGCTCAAGCACCCCCAGAAAATTCCACCTTCACCGAATCTTTCTATCCTAGCCGATCACGGCATGCCCGTAATCACTCAAAAGCAGTTTCAATGCAATTTAGCCCAGTTAGAAAAGCGTCGCGCCCTTTGGCTGGCGCTGATACAAGAAACAGGTTGGTCCTGGCTCAAACAGCAACCCCATACTCACATTTGA
- a CDS encoding PQQ-dependent sugar dehydrogenase gives MHNSLSCPEWKGDLFVANLRGQSLLRLKLGDEGEVTEEEFLLKNKFGRLRDVAAAPDGSFLVLSDSGQLIQLKGGLRP, from the coding sequence GTGCATAATAGCCTCTCGTGTCCAGAATGGAAGGGCGATCTGTTTGTGGCCAATCTTCGCGGCCAATCACTGCTTCGCTTGAAATTGGGCGACGAGGGGGAAGTCACTGAAGAGGAATTTCTGTTGAAGAATAAATTTGGCCGCCTCCGGGATGTGGCTGCTGCTCCTGATGGCTCTTTCTTGGTGCTTTCTGATAGTGGCCAGCTTATCCAGTTAAAAGGTGGTCTAAGGCCGTAA
- a CDS encoding zinc-dependent alcohol dehydrogenase: MRALCWYSSHDVRIETVPDPKILNPRDAILKITLTAICGSDLHLYDGYIPTMEKGDILGHECMGEVVEVGAKVNNLKPGDRVVVPFTISCGNCYFCTHSEYSLCDNSNPNAYMAEKLFGYSPAGLFGYSHMLGGYAGGQAEYVRVPFADIGPIKIPEGLTDEQVLFLSDIFPTGYQAAENCTIRPGDTIAVWGCGPVGQFAIVSAYLLGASRVIAIDRFPERLEMARTQGKAEVLNYEENDVLTALKDMTGGLGPDACIDAVGLESHGFGIVGWYDKAKQAVRLQTDRPTALRETIQACRKGGTVSIPGVYGGVIDKLPMGAAFNKALTLKMGQTHVQRYLPKLLEHIEQGDLDPSFVITHQLNLDEAPDAYEIFRNKQQECIKVVLRP; this comes from the coding sequence ATGAGAGCACTTTGCTGGTACAGTTCCCATGATGTACGAATTGAGACGGTGCCTGATCCAAAAATTCTAAATCCCCGAGATGCCATCCTTAAAATCACTTTAACGGCTATCTGCGGTTCGGATCTGCACTTGTATGACGGCTACATTCCCACTATGGAAAAAGGTGATATTCTCGGCCATGAGTGTATGGGCGAGGTGGTCGAGGTGGGAGCTAAGGTTAATAATCTTAAACCTGGGGATCGGGTAGTTGTCCCTTTTACCATCTCCTGCGGGAATTGCTACTTCTGCACCCACAGTGAATACTCTCTGTGCGACAACTCCAATCCTAATGCCTATATGGCTGAAAAGCTATTTGGTTATTCACCGGCCGGGCTATTTGGCTATTCCCATATGCTTGGTGGCTATGCCGGTGGTCAGGCCGAATATGTGCGCGTCCCCTTTGCGGATATCGGTCCCATCAAGATTCCTGAAGGCCTAACCGATGAGCAGGTTCTGTTCCTTTCGGATATTTTTCCTACCGGTTATCAAGCCGCTGAAAACTGTACCATTCGTCCTGGCGATACCATAGCAGTCTGGGGCTGCGGCCCAGTAGGCCAATTTGCAATTGTGAGCGCCTATCTGCTCGGTGCCAGCCGTGTCATCGCTATCGATCGTTTTCCGGAGCGCCTGGAAATGGCCAGAACCCAGGGCAAGGCGGAGGTGCTTAATTATGAAGAAAACGATGTCCTAACGGCGCTTAAAGACATGACGGGTGGACTCGGACCTGATGCCTGTATTGATGCGGTAGGTTTAGAATCTCACGGCTTCGGCATTGTTGGCTGGTATGATAAGGCCAAACAGGCTGTACGTCTGCAAACGGATCGACCCACTGCCCTGCGCGAAACCATCCAGGCCTGCCGCAAAGGCGGAACAGTTTCCATCCCTGGCGTCTATGGTGGCGTCATAGACAAGCTGCCTATGGGTGCAGCTTTTAATAAAGCACTAACCCTGAAGATGGGCCAAACCCATGTACAACGGTACCTGCCTAAATTGCTTGAGCATATCGAGCAAGGAGACCTCGATCCCTCCTTTGTGATTACTCATCAGCTAAACTTGGATGAGGCTCCTGACGCCTATGAGATCTTTAGAAACAAACAGCAGGAATGTATTAAGGTGGTATTACGGCCTTAG